The Gemmatimonas sp. genome includes the window CTCCACCGGCATGCACACCGAGCACGGATGGTATCCGGCCGCGATCGCGGTGGCCTCATCGGCGAAGAAGACCCGCTGCTGGGCGTAGAGCGCCCCGTTGGCGAGGGCGCGGCGGGCCGCCTTGCAGTCGAGGCGGCCGTAGCGACGTTCTTTGCGGTAGCCGCCGATCGTGCCTTTCGTGGTGCTGGTGATGCGGGAGCCGTCGGGTCCGATCAGCGTATAGAGCTTTTCCGTTTCCATTGAGGGAAAGCTAGCGGGTTCGGGGGGTGGTGCGGAGGGATGGTAGCTTCGCCAAGTATCTGTCCATGGTTAGAATAATATGACCACTCTGGAGGTTCTGATGACGAAACCCCGCGCATCCGCGCCGCCGACTTCCTCGACCGCGTCAGCCACGATTTCCGCCAGCGTCTTCAAGGCGACGTGCCTCGAATTGATGGACGAGATCGCAGCCACTGGCAGCGATGTGATTGTGACGAAGCATGGCCGACCGGTGGTCCGGG containing:
- a CDS encoding Ada metal-binding domain-containing protein; protein product: METEKLYTLIGPDGSRITSTTKGTIGGYRKERRYGRLDCKAARRALANGALYAQQRVFFADEATAIAAGYHPCSVCMPVEYKKWRAAGGHSARP
- a CDS encoding type II toxin-antitoxin system prevent-host-death family antitoxin, with the translated sequence MTKPRASAPPTSSTASATISASVFKATCLELMDEIAATGSDVIVTKHGRPVVRVGPATIAPASPVGFMRGTIVRHGDLIASDEDGWATTQTDPLLTRGR